A DNA window from Halichondria panicea chromosome 16, odHalPani1.1, whole genome shotgun sequence contains the following coding sequences:
- the LOC135350664 gene encoding uncharacterized protein LOC135350664 has translation MDASENEEMGSIFLKLLEDHPDPPLFCLHRALHGSSHTCMHHDSPPKSVPIPCTPLQLRKVTSLQTLELDSDTSSAGGWSFSMATPLNHSTLKGKPLLVSSLLSTTSEITTTEEECTDGSVSEGSSTKEEKLTRKRFLNNKNKPVIRTLFPRLTTPSTESPCSSPTLGSVGPSRMLTSANNHMTTSPKADSTVATVSLFESPLKEQAEQEEACSQELFDSPEIFTPNLPAPANQSPIELDQCMEQSVWNKRVTSSEMLLMTPAALSQPPVHSTPLHPHTPAGPPLSTTPLAPATIVCEAATPLMASTVATPTVGDEDVFDVLFMSRSQLESRFCTKNNNYQKRCDTQVEEFCHRDNMEADKSQPNEEKITRTPDAKTISRQSPTPEMKQPATKRKRLTTKAFSYPSKQQFNKPVRKRIRFKQSKREASVPINTPPAVNAESLSPLLKRARVESTFEERREERNDSLPPSPRGSSNTKENYVSEVDAMEPTVLSVDESVVNDEKDCITSQTETKTQEAQQHSVSQEEQMLVGEQDVRFDKQAKVTVSSTKQDTIMDINDDCVKPLPPMEPVFAVQETPPAKAQQFDSAMPQSLSKPSLTKVSGMRRSFAGSVHTIKDSNEPPEMSTAPDTRFVGFKTASGGLIAISATALDKAKQLIGEELEYEQSPADDKKVISTPLANTLTTISNTSIKNANKFTTPSLIKTSSLTTSNQFQTPSTSKPTKPKPKLFKAPRSAASVSKAEEQASLSRILKKFGVKPISNSTPNVKTKEQKVETGFSTASGSKLSTSHTSLMKARRLLASDKENGIESPDITSVSGTEERSIGTRFETVSTKILGVREMTGFQTAAGKGLTVPVDLLENAKSEETHSPLPHTSRSSSEQFSAVGFQTASGKGIKVSSAAIARAKSIINSSEDNVSDKLDTPAPIIAMETGFKTGGGSAISVRRDSLQKAKQILSEEKDPCEIDTKETDYTSCLSALEVEHLYCFTQIDSKKPPRLAATAPEGDPPVLVKSEDENDEDCDEADVMDVSTGCYFNTQVVKQFLDFSVDEGSFVNEDPPKRDTSPKRDSSADPLLPETPDAVKRLVGISQAKSESQEKEPVFDPQSPDANLSIGIRLSDLEATFSSDHPSKLDLSSLSTVRDEFTKSMIDNMDSSVLSQADNKEESSPKIEEVNIPPQESSATTTEHAELESNSPSSSYPPLPEGPNNTEDMDTTLYVQESQQPTVPVEMSECGNDRDSPIDEPAHEGADNQTLCVNSITTNQGFDDVDIENLTNRPEVKVQTPSPKVMQTEESVPDTPPGGSTSKMTGFTGFMTAGGRKVDVSQQALEAVRLKFSNFDKEITEQTPVSENIPVNKLKSDFKERSFPGLQTASGKKVEVSKESLQAAKRTLGGETNSQIQWPVGLQTASGKQIEMSENSLQAARNTLQSSFGGLQTASGKKVTLSEESIRAAKATLDCATSQQCTIRSSTSFPGLQTASGQNVDISTEHLQAAKATLDRDHPVSNKLSTQPLKNMTLKTSLVDVPSTSTFQPPLKNVRSVGQSSADTTPTTKYKPIFKSGEQSVARKPATFGQPQRRLGSSKRGIVSTPEGSIQDRHPTHCHRPLVPTQTYLKEDGSYFISSHQQRLYTTPHRTRHQLSDPTHHHRDGDGRTRSDSGIVSRTSNVTTTPLGSGRSKNVVQPVWKGSIGAQKSKSAQRIQTGETVAQPKSNDGPKFMENQKERLLKPASIGTSIVHTPTTLPDYQSSKPDDDPTLDSLHITLSQVFAMEESQQLLLDEGTKVTSEGGNKKEDSGYISREVSSMRSPTPEDGKTLAKETAGENGNGILTAEVAHDLLNDSLEMDCNDITIHESTSKKEQETEKVTPNRQEETLTHTPPTSTRPMSGTLLSVRSEYKRISLRSAIHHRPPGRHSVRELLSLGIHSSTVSVSFASALQYQFQGNRFFSNSVLRGSTVCVGDGVQLALNRGVVGLNEFWDGFRRSPGVDECLISFEWFSCHYKQLVWKLAAMEVSYPRLFAGWCLTPDWLLLQLKYRYDREIDQAERCALRKICEHDDLASRRMVLCIASINHEGIEQSLADNGHGNGNGETKHGHSCIDLTDGWYTLPCIIDRPLKHMIKNRKISIGTKLLIFGAELTGLNSPCHPLEVPQSCSLKISTNSTRRARWYAKLGYQATPHSYPIPLSAVYPDGGLVGCTEVVISRVYPLLFFEKREGAKGVFRSERQERKMAGSFEKKRQRRIEEICSRVQTKFEIEISKEDTGSGGRRRSRRLNTLQIKQLQDGEEIHTALTNAPDPAAFQELLSTTQRTLLESYHQSLVERRQGQLQERIRQAIQEAEEQLPQQRSVTPLLKVRVVPCGGYERVDCVLSVWRPDESLYGVLKEGSAVRITNLNTLALRSKFHHLQLTATRSTVYRPLPSASPQALALYTPRRCCSISYLHKEGSDCQLPHGELDIVGVVACITSGHVMSHGLEEGAKQQLDSVFLADSERRLLLVKIWDGLEAHFLQDVIQPGALLAVTNLTYRGLDHTHNVPTVTVRDMTVFSHRPTDQHLCTAMDQLRAALPEDMTDYLKTLQIPLDF, from the exons ATGGATGCAAGTGAGAATGAAGAGATGGGCTCCATTTTCCTGAAGCTCCTAGAAG ACCATCCAGACCCTCCCCTATTTTGTCTCCATCGTGCCCTACATGGCTCCTCTCACACGTGTATGCATCATGACTCTCCACCCAAGAGTGTTCCCATCCCCTGCACACCGCTACAGCTCAGGAAG GTGACGAGTCTTCAGACGCTTGAGCTGGACTCCGACACTAGTAGTGCCGGTGGGTGGTCCTTCTCAATGGCCACGCCACTCAATCACTCAACACTCAAGGGGAAACCCCTGCTCGTTAGCAGTCTCCTATCAACAACCAGTGAAATAACCACCACTGAGGAGGAGTGCACTGATGGGTCTGTGAGCGAGGGCAGTAGCACAAAGGAAGAGAAACTGACAAGGAAGAGATTCTTAAATAACAAAAACAAG CCTGTGATTCGAACATTATTTCCTCGACTAACCACCCCATCAACTGAAAGTCCCTGCTCCTCACCCACACTCGGATCAGTTGGACCCAGTCGTATGCTCACCTCTGCTAATAATCACATGACCACCTCCCCGAAAGCAGACTCAACTGTAGCTACTGTCTCACTCTTTGAAAGCCCTCTCAAGGAACAAGCAGAACAAGAGGAGGCATGCAGCCAGGAACTATTCGACAGTCCTGAAATATTCACCCCCAACTTACCAGCCCCTGCTAATCAATCACCTATTGAACTCGATCAATGTATGGAGCAATCAGTCTGGAACAAGAGGGTAACATCTTCGGAAATGCTTTTAATGACACCAGCAGCTCTCTCACAGCCTCCAGTCCACAGTACTCCACTCCACCCTCATACACCAG CTGGTCCCCCCTTGTCCACTACCCCTCTGGCCCCTGCAACAATCGTGTGTGAGGCAGCCACTCCTCTGATGGCGTCAACGgtggccacacccacagtaGGAGATGAAGATGTATTCGATGTATTATTTATGAGTAGGAGTCAATTGGAGTCGAGATTTTGTACCAAAAACAATAACTATCAAAAACGTTGTGATACTCAAGTGGAAGAGTTCTGTCACCGAGACAATATGGAGGCAGATAAATCTCAGCCAAATGAGGAGAAAATTACTAGAACGCCTGACGCCAAGACAATCAGTCGCCAATCACCTACCCCTGAGATGAAACAGCCTGCGACTAAACGAAAGAGATTAACAACTAAAGCATTTTCTTATCCTAGTAAGCAGCAGTTCAACAAGCCAGTGCGTAAACGAATTCGATTCAAACAGTCCAAACGAGAAGCCAGTGTCCCCATCAATACTCCACCTGCAGTCAATGCTGAATCTTTGTCCCCACTTTTAAAGAGAGCTCGTGTTGAAAGCACATTTGAAGAAAGGAGAGAGGAGAGAAATGACTCTTTGCCCCCGTCCCCCCGTGGTAGTAGTAACACCAAAGAAAACTATGTTTCTGAAGTGGATGCAATGGAACCAACTGTTCTATCTGTGGATGAATCTGTTGTGAATGACGAGAAAGATTGTATCACGTCTCAGACtgaaacaaaaacacaagaagCACAACAACACTCTGTATCTCAAGAGGAACAAATGCTTGTAGGTGAACAAGATGTGAGATTTGATAAACAAGCAAAAGTTACTGTTTCGTCTACAAAGCAAGATACAATAATGGATATTAATGATGATTGTGTCAAACCACTCCCTCCTATGGAGCCCGTCTTTGCTGTGCAAGAAACACCTCCTGCTAAAGCTCAACAGTTTGATTCTGCAATGCCACAGTCTCTCTCCAAGCCATCACTAACAAAGGTGTCTGGTATGCGACGATCCTTTGCTGGCAGTGTACACACAATAAAGGATTCTAATGAGCCTCCTGAGATGTCAACAGCACCTGATACAAG ATTTGTTGGCTTCAAGACAGCCTCTGGTGGGTTGATAGCCATATCAGCAACAGCTCTGGACAAAGCCAAGCAATTGATTGGTGAAGAGCTTGAATATGAACAGTCTCCAGCAGATGATAAAAAAGTCATAAGCACTCCATTGGCCAACACTTTAACGACAATTTCAAATACATCGATCAAGAATGCTAATAAATTTACAACCCCTTCACTTATTAAAACGTCGTCATTGACTACTAGTAATCAGTTTCAAActccctctacttcaaaaccAACCAAGCCTAAACCCAAACTTTTCAAAGCTCCTCGCTCAGCTGCCAGTGTCTCGAAAGCCGAGGAACAAGCTTCTCTCTCTCGGATACTCAAGAAATTCGGTGTCAAGCCAATTTCAAACTCTACCCCCAACGTCAAAACAAAGGAGCAAAAGGTGGAGACAGGATTCAGCACAGCCAGTGGATCGAAGCTCTCAACCTCTCACACCTCTTTGATGAAAGCAAGAAGGCTTTTGGCTAGTGACAAAGAGAATGGAATTGAATCACCAGACATAACTTCAGTATCTGGAACGGAAGAAAGATCAATAGGAACAAGATTCGAAACTGTTTCTACCAAGATCTTGGGTGTACGAGAGATGACTGGGTTCCAGACAGCAGCTGGTAAAGGACTCACTGTTCCTGTGGACTTGTTGGAGAATGCTAAATCTGAAGAGACACACTCGCCACTTCCCCACACATCACGTTCTTCGTCAGAACAATTCTCTGCTGTCGGTTTCCAAACTGCGTCTGGTAAAGGCATTAAAGTGAGCTCAGCTGCAATAGCGAGGGCCAAGTCAATCATTAACAGCAGCGAAGATAATGTTAGTGACAAATTAGACACGCCTGCTCCGATCATTGCCATGGAAACTGGATTCAAAACAGGCGGAGGATCAGCAATATCCGTGAGAAGAGACTCTTTGCAAAAAGCAAAGCAAATACTTAGTGAGGAAAAGGACCCATGTGAGATCGACACTAAAGAGACTGACTACACCAGCTGCCTCTCAGCACTAGAGGTGGAGCATCTGTACTGTTTCACTCAAATTGATTCCAAGAAGCCCCCTCGTTTGGCGGCCACTGCACCTGAAGGAGACCCCCCAGTGCTGGTTAAGTCAGAGGATGAGAACGATGAAGATTGTGATGAAGCTGATGTAATGGATGTGTCTACTGGCTGCTACTTTAACACTCAG GTGGTCAAACAGTTTTTGGACTTCTCTGTGGACGAGGGCAGTTTTGTCAATGAAGACCCTCCAAAGCGAGACACCTCCCCTAAACGTGATTCCTCGGCCGACCCTCTGCTACCTGAAACACCTGATGCTGTAAAGAGGCTTGTGGGCATTAGCCAGGCAAAATCTGAATCACAGGAGAAGGAACCTGTTTTCGATCCACAATCTCCAGACGCCAACTTGAGTATCGGAATCCGATTATCTGATCTGGAAGCTACTTTCTCGTCCGATCACCCCTCTAAACTAGACCTGAGCAGCCTATCAACCGTGAGGGATGAGTTTACAAAGAGTATGATTGATAATATGGACTCCTCTGTACTGTCACAAGCTGACAACAAAGAAGAAAGCTCACCAAAGATAGAGGAGGTAAACATACCACCTCAAGAATCCTCAGCTACTACCACTGAGCATGCTGAATTGGAATCCAATAGCCCAAGCTCCTCCTACCCACCATTGCCTGAGGGGCCTAACAACACTGAGGACATGGACACCACTCTGTATGTGCAAGAGTCTCAACAGCCGACTGTCCCTGTGGAAATGAGCGAGTGTGGTAATGACAGGGACTCCCCCATTGATGAACCTGCCCATGAAGGAGCTGATAACCAGACTTTGTGTGTGAACAGCATTACTACTAATCAAGGGTTTGATGATGTTGATATCGAAAATCTTACTAATAGACCAGAGGTCAAGGTTCAGACACCCTCTCCAAAAGTCATGCAAACTGAAGAGAGCGTACCCGACACACCTCCTGGAGGGAGCACATCAAAGATGACAGGGTTCACTGGATTCATGACTGCTGGCGGGAGGAAGGTGGACGTGTCACAACAAGCATTGGAAGCTGTTCGCCTTAAATTTTCTAACTTTGACAAAGAAATCACAGAGCAGACTCCAGTCTCTGAGAATATCCCAGTAAATAAGCTGAAAAGTGATTTCAAAGAGAGAAGTTTTCCAGGCCTTCAAACAGCTAGTGGGAAAAAGGTTGAAGTATCTAAAGAATCTCTCCAAGCGGCTAAAAGAACATTAGGCGGAGAAACAAACTCACAAATTCAATGGCCGGTAGGATTGCAAACAGCAAGTGGCAAACAAATTGAGATGTCAGAAAATTCACTCCAAGCAGCAAGAAACACTCTGCAATCTAGTTTCGGTGGTCTTCAAACAGCCAGTGGTAAAAAAGTGACTCTTTCCGAAGAATCTATTCGAGCTGCCAAAGCAACACTCGACTGTGCCACATCACAACAGTGCACTATAAGATCAAGTACCTCTTTCCCTGGTCTCCAAACAGCCAGTGGTCAGAATGTGGACATCTCTACAGAGCATTTGCAAGCAGCCAAAGCTACACTAGACCGTGACCATCCTGTCTCGAATAAGTTGTCAACTCAGCCTCTAAAGAACATGACACTAAAGACGTCGTTAGTCGATGTGCCCAGTACTTCTACTTTCCAACCTCCTCTCAAGAATGTGAGAAGTGTTGGACAGTCGTCTGCTgataccacacccactaccAAGTATAAGCCCATATTCAAGAGTGGTGAGCAGAGTGTTGCCAGGAAGCCTGCCACGTTCGGTCAACCTCAGAGGAGATTGGGGTCATCAAAGAGAGGTATCGTCTCAACACCAGAAG GTTCCATACAAGATCGTCACCCCACACACTGTCACAGACCCCTCGTCCCCACACAGACCTACCTTAAAGAGGACGGCTCTTACTTCATCTCCTCACACCAGCAGCGTCTCTACACCACCCCCCATCGAACAAGACACCAACTCTCAGACCCCACCCATCATCATCGGGACGGTGACGGTCGAACTAGATCCGATTCTGGTATTGTTTCGAGAACAAGCAACGTGACAACCACTCCCCTGGGCTCTGGAAGGTCTAAGAATGTTGTTCAGCCAGTATGGAAGGGCTCCATCGGTGCTCAGAAGTCAAAAAGCGCTCAAAGGATTCAAACAGGAGAAACTGTGGCTCAACCGAAATCAAATGATGGTCCCAAGTTTATGGAAAATCAAAAAGAACGGTTATTAAAGCCTGCTTCTATTGGTACTTCAAtagtacacacacccactactTTGCCAGATTACCAGTCTTCTAAACCTGATGATGACCCCACCCTGGACTCTCTACACATCACCTTGAGCCAAGTGTTTGCCATGGAGGAATCTCAACAGCTGCTACTGGACGAGGGGACAAAGGTCACCTCTGAAGGGGGCAATAAAAAAGAGGATTCTGGCTACATCAGTCGGGAGGTTTCGTCAATGAGATCACCCACTCCTGAAGATGGCAAGACGTTGGCAAAAGAGACGGCTGGAGAGAATGGTAATGGTATTTTGACAGCTGAAGTTGCTCACGACTTACTCAACGACAGTTTGGAGATGGATTGTAACGACATCACTATACACGAGTCTACTAGTAAGAAAGAACAAGAAACTGAAAAAGTAACTCCCAATCGACAAGAGGAAACACTAACCCACACTCCCCCCACCTCGACGAGACCTATGTCTGGGACTCTCCTCTCAGTAAGATCAGAATACAAACGTATTAGTCTACGGTCTGCCATCCACCATAGACCACCGGGTAGACACTCTGTGCGTGAGCTTCTCTCTCTGGGAATCCACAGTAGCACTGTTTCTGTTTCATTCGCAAGTGCACTTCAGTATCAATTCCAAGGCAATCGATTCTTCAGCAACTCTGTGTTACGTGGATCCACTGTATGTGTGGGAGATGGAGTGCAACTGGCTTTGAATCGAGGAGTGGTCGGATTGAACGAATTCTGGGACGGTTTTCGGCGATCGCCTGGTGTGGACGAGTGTCTAATAAGCTTCGAATGGTTCTCCTGTCACTATAAACAGCTTGTGTGGAAGTTGGCAGCAATGGAAGTATCCTATCCCCGTCTGTTTGCTGGGTGGTGCTTGACTCCTGACTGGTTGTTGTTGCAACTCAAGTATCGGTATGATCGAGAGATTGATCAGGCTGAGAGGTGTGCTCTTCGCAAGATCTGTGAGCACGATGATCTGGCTTCTCGGAGAATGGTTCTTTGTATTGCAAGTATCAACCACGAGGGGATTGAGCAGTCACTAGCCGACAATGGACATGGGAATGGAAATGGAGAGACTAAGCATGGCCATTCTTGTATTGATCTAACTGATGGTTGGTATACGTTGCCCTGCATTATCGATCGCCCACTGAAGCACATGATTAAGAATCGCAAAATTTCGATAGGTACAAAACTACTCATATTTGGAGCTGAACTGACTGGCCTCAATTCTCCCTGCCACCCCCTCGAAGTGCCGCAATCATGTTCTCTCAAGATCTCCACCAACTCGACTCGTCGTGCCCGTTGGTACGCTAAACTGGGATATCAGGCCACGCCCCATTCGTACCCCATCCCCCTCTCAGCTGTGTACCCCGACGGAGGGTTAGTGGGATGTACAGAAGTGGTGATCAGCAGGGTCTACCCACTGTTGTTCTTTGAGAAGAGAGAGGGAGCCAAGGGTGTGTTCAGAAGCGAGAGACAGGAGAGGAAAATGGCTGGTAGTTTTGAAAAGAAGAGACAGAGAAGGATTGAAGAGATCTGCTCTCGAGTGCAAACAAAGTTTGAAATTGAAATATCCAAGGAAG ACACAGGGAGTGGTGGTCGTCGGAGGTCACGGCGACTCAACACTCTACAGATAAAGCAGCTGCAAGATGGAGAGGAGATTCACACTGCACTCACTAATGCTCCTGACCCAGCGGCCTTTCAA GAACTGCTGAGCACCACTCAGCGAACCTTGTTGGAAAGCTACCATCAGAGTCTAGTGGAGAGACGACAGGGCCAGCTCCAGGAGAGGATCAGACAAGCCATACAAGAGGCCGAGGAACAGTTGCCACAGCAACGCTCGGTCACGCCCCTCTTGAAAGTTAG GGTGGTGCCGTGTGGGGGGTATGAGAGGGTGGATTGCGTGTTATCAGTGTGGAGACCTGATGAGAGTCTGTATGGTGTTCTCAAAGAGGGGAGTGCCGTCAGAATCACCAACCTCAATACACTCGCACTAAG ATCAAAATTCCACCATCTCCAACTCACTGCCACAAGGTCCACTGTCTATCGACCTTTGCCCTCTGCGAGCCCTCAGGCACTGGCTTTGTACACCCCACGAAGGTGTTGTTCTATCTCATACCTTCACAAGGAGGGCAGCGATTGCCAACTACCACATGGAGAGCTGGACATTGTGGGTGTCGTTGCTTGTATTACCtctggtcatgtgatgtcacaTGGCTTGGAGGAGGGTGCTAAACAACAACTGGACAGTGTGTTTCTTGCCGACAGTGAGAGGAGGTTGTTGCTCGTTAAAATTTGGGATGGTTTAGAG GCCCACTTCCTCCAAGATGTCATTCAGCCCGGAGCACTCCTAGCAGTGACCAACTTGACCTACCGAGGGctggaccacacccacaacgTTCCCACAGTAACAGTGAGGGACATGACCGTGTTCTCCCACCGCCCCACTGACCAACACCTCTGCACGGCAATGGACCAACTGAGAGCAGCCTTACCA GAAGACATGACAGACTATTTGAAAACTCTCCAAATACCATTGGACTTTTGA
- the LOC135350688 gene encoding cyclin-I-like, with protein MAPGHGLVVATQQTNGTTYNPGLLSLSSPLQKSQVDQLTMSTVLETRLHAALATEQHAPPPTQIYYQEESDSEFVNSYDRDEMVRWLCLLTHDLHYRLEVFFRATNLLDTFLSLVKVRPKYLQCVTATCFYIGAKLEEKAEALQSLLEVLVQGYGCEFSQRDIQRMELIVMQKLDFKLTNYTPHDFLKMFHLVGVTEGSLSLPGCLSPEQHLCHTSLCLEAIVTNHTLMKFRPSLLALAVLGCDLKLLGCDWLTAVVTLQSLSKIQGRELSVCYESVLSEYSSVALQYPLLVTPYSAPVVEPPREGTQETSSFNLCTRTDLEDLPPASVGKHLVPKKTLIAAQ; from the exons ATGGCACCAGGACACGGCCTAGTAGTAGCAACCCAGCAGACTAACGGAACGACATATAATCCAGGACTCCTCTCTCTGAGCTCACCTCTGCAAAAATCTCAG GTTGATCAGCTGACGATGTCAACAGTGTTGGAGACACGGCTGCATGCAGCGTTGGCAACAGAGCAACACGCACCTCCTCCTACACAGATCTACTATCAGGAg GAGAGTGACTCGGAATTTGTGAACTCGTACGACAGAGATGAGATGGTGAGATGGCTGTGTCTACTGACACACGACCTCCATTACCGACTAGAGGTATTCTTCAGAGCTACCAATCTCTTGGATACTTTCCTCTCTCTGGTCAAG GTTAGGCCCAAGTATTTGCAATGTGTGACTGCAACATGCTTCTATATTGGAGCTAAGCTGGAGGAAAAAGCTGAG GCTCTCCAGTCGCTGTTGGAGGTGTTAGTACAAGGCTATGGCTGTGAGTTCTCTCAGAGGGACATTCAGAGAATGGAGCTGATTGTCATGCAGAAACTCGACTTCAAACTGACTAACTACACTCCTCATGACTTCCTCAAAATG TTTCACTTGGTGGGTGTGACAGAGGGCTCCCTCTCACTGCCCGGCTGCCTCTCCCCCGAACAGCACCTCTGTCATACCTCCCTCTGTCTTGAGGCCATTGTCACTAACCACACTCTCATGAAGTTCAGG CCCTCTCTGTTAGCCCTAGCCGTCCTCGGCTGTGACCTCAAGCTCCTCGGCTGTGATTGGCTAACAGCTGTTGTCACGCTTCAGTCCCTCTCCAAGATCCAAGGCCGTGAGCTCTCTGTCTGTTATGAGTCTGTCCTGTCCGAGTACTCGTCGGTGGCTCTCCAATACCCCCTCCTAGTGACCCCCTACAGTGCCCCTGTGGTCGAACCCCCCAGGGAGGGAACACAAGAGACGTCATCGTTCAATCTCTGTACTCGAACCGATCTCGAAGATTTGCCACCTGCCAGTGTGGGCAAGCACCTCGTTCCCAAGAAGACGCTGATTGCTGCTCAGTGA